ACGTCGCCCCTGTTGGGGTCGATGACGCCGCCGAACAGGTCGGCTGTCATGCCCCAGGCAGCCCAACGGTCGGTGTCGTCGGCGTCCAGCATGGCCCTGATGGCGTTGAGGTGGGCGACGATGAGGAGCTCGGGGTCGGTACCACCACCCATCGGACTGATCACTTGCCGCAGCCCGGTCGGCAACGCGGTGCCGTCGGCGGTCCTGAGCACCCAGAGTGCTCCGAGCCCGGCCCGGTCGGGGTCGGCGGGGACCAGTTCCGGGGTGCCCTCCACGAGGCCGTCGGGCGGCAGGGCATCGAACATGCCGGGCGGCAGGGGCCTGTCACCGAGGTCGTCGCACACCCGGCGGGCACGGTGGGCGAACGCGAACACGGTGCCCAGGATGTTGGCGTCGCGGATGGTGACGGTCCGGCCGGTGTCGCGGCTGGCGACGGCCCATTCGAGCCCGAGGCGCAGGAGGGTCCTCCATGCGGTGCGGGCGGTGCGCCTGGCCCGGCCGGTCGTCGCAGGGGCGGAAAGCAGCGCACCGTGTTCGGTGGCGAGCGACACCATGTAGGCGTCGAGCAGCTCGATGTGTTCGGTGAACAGCCAGTCGATGGGGGTGCCTGCCGGCGTCGCTGCGACCAGGGCTGGAAGGGTGACGCGCCGGACTCCCCGATCGGTGGTGACCGTCCAGGACCATCCCCGGACAATGTCGTGTTCGTCGAACAGTCGGGCTTGCGGGTTGCTGCCGGTGAAGGATCGATCGGTCATGCGAGCGCCCGCGCAATGGGGAGGCGCCGGTCGGACCCGAAGGCACGGGAGGTGATCTTGGGACCGGGAGCGGCTTGTCGGCGCTTGTACTCGGCCAGTTCGATCATCCGGACGGTCCGTGCGGCCCGTTCGGCATCGCAGATTCCGGCCGTGGCGATCGTGGCGGCGTTCATGTCGGCGTCGACGTGTGCGAGAACGATGCGGTCCAGGGTCGGGTAGTCACCGAGGGTGTCCTCGTCGGACTGGTCAGCAGACAGCTCTGCCGAAGCGGGCCGGGTGATCGACCGGTCGGGGATGACGGTGCCGCCCGGTTGGCGGTTGCGCCATCGGGCGAGGGCGTACACGAGGGTCTTTGGCAGGTCCTTGAGGACGGCGAACCCACCCGCCATGTCGCCGTACAGGGTGGCGTAGCCGACGGCGTACTCCGACTTGTTGCCGGTGGTGACCAGAAGGCGCCCGGTGTCGTTGGAGACCGCCATCAGCACCATCCCGCGGGCGCGCGCCTGCAGGTTCTCGGCGGTGACGGGGTTGGCGAACCGGGTTCCGTTCCGGGATGCCACAACGTCTCGCAGGGCACCGGTGGCGGCTTCGGCGATCCCGCCTATCGGTGCGGTGGCGAAGTCGGCGGCGAGGTTGCCGGCGAGGGCTTCGGCGTCCTCGGCCGACATGGGTGAGGAGTGGGGGCCCGGCATGGTGACGCCGAGCAGGTTGTGTCCGCCGAGTGCGTCGGCGACGACGGCTGCGGTGACGGCGGAATCGATGCCGCCGGACAGTCCGACGACGGCCCGGTCGAACCCCGTCTTCGCGGCGTAGTCGCGGGTGGCGGTCACCAGTGCCGCCCACACCTGGGCGAGGGCGGTGTCGGCCATCAGGTCGGCGTCGAAGGCGACCGGGTCGATCGGACCCTGCCCGCACGGCTCGGGCAGGCCGAACGGCTGCCGTTGCACGAGGTGGCCACCGGGGGTGGCGGCGATGCAGTGGCCGTCGAAGACCACGTCGTCCTGTCCGCCCTCGAGGTTGGCGTACACGACGGGCACACCTGCGGCGACGGCGGCTGCCGATACCAGGCCGACACGCACCTGGTCCTTGCCGACCTCGTAGGGGCTGGCGTTGGGGATGCACACGACGTCGACGACTCCGGTGCCCTCCACCCCTTCGACCCACTGTCCGGTCCACAGGTCCTCGCAGACGGCAAGGCCGATCGCCAGGCTGCGGGTGTCATCGAGCTGGACGGTCGCCACCGGTGTGTTCCCGCGGGCCGATGCCGCACCCGGCAGGAACACCCGTGTTTCATCGAATGTCCCGTAGGTCGGCAGCGACCGCTTGGCGTAGCCGCCGACCACGCGTCCGTGGAGCAGCACAACGGCGACGTTGGCCGCCAACCGGGCTCCGCCGGCGTCGGCCGGGACGCCGACCGCGGCTCCGTGGGGAAGGTCGTCGGCCGGGGCGGGCGCGCCCAGTACGACAGCGACCCCCGGTGCGACTGCGTCGAGGCGGACGGCGAGGTTGCGGACTGCCTGCCAGGCCTGCGTGACGAAGTCGGGTCGGAGCAGCAGGTCCTGTGGCGGGTATCCGCAGATCGCCAGTTCCCCGAGGACGACGACGTCGGCGTCACCGCATGCCGCGACGGCATCGATGATCCGGTTGGTGTTCCCGGCCAGGTCGCCGAGGACGGGGTTGATGGCCGCAGCGGTCACGACGACACCGGGACCGGTCGTGACGGTGGCGGACGGCAATGCGGCGTCGATGGTGGTCATCGGTTCTCCGTCTGGTCGGTCAGGTCGAGGTCGTCCTGCGGGGCGTCGGTGTTGATGATCAGGTAGGGCATGCCGCCCGGTAGTACGTGCCACATGGGGCGTGGCAGCGCGAAGGTGACCATGCCTGCGGCGATGCCAAGTGCGAGGAGCATCCCGACGGTTGCGTGGGTGTCGCACCACTGCCGGCCGTTGCGGTCCGTGCAGGCGTTGAGGAACGACCAGCCGCCACCGCCGGCGGCGTGGAAGTCGTCGGGCAGTTCGTTGAGCATCGCGGCGATCTCGTTGCGATGCTCGGCGACCCGGTCGTCGTGGAAGTGGTCGAGACGCAGTCCCTCCACCGGGGTGGTGCCGCCTTCGCAGTCGTTGAAGAGTTCTGCGACGCGGGCGGCGGTCAGCGCGGTCATGCGGGCACCTGCCAGCCGTGCAGGTCGCCGCGGCCGTCAAGGGCGATCAAGCCTGCGCGCACGGTCGGGATGACGGATGCAGCGACGGGCGTGACGGCCTCTTCGACGTCCAGCCAGAAGGCACGGGAGTCCTGCGCGGACCCACCGGCTGGCCAGCCATGCCAGGTGCCGTCGCGGAGTGCGGCGGCGATGTAGCGGGCACGGTCCTCATCGACCCTGCGGGCGACCCAGTCGGCCGGGGCGCTGTCGGTCTCGGCGGCCATCCACTGTTGGGCGATCCGTGGCGTGTCGGCGCGGAGGACGGCGGCGGTGCCGGCGTGGTCATCGACGTAGAAGGCCTTGGTGTCTGCGGTCATGTCTGCTCCCGTGTGCGGGGTGCCCACCACCGGGTGCGGCGGGCGGTTTCGGCTGCCGTGTCTGCTCAACGCATGAGTGCCCCGTCGGTGGGCCGCACCCAGACGTACTCCACCCGGCCGTCAGCCAGGTAGTCGGCGTCGGCGGTCATGACGACGGCGTCGCGCAGGCCGCGCAGGTCGACGCGGCCGTCGTCGCCGTACAGGTACTCGGTGCGGATGTTGCCGTTGCCGGGGTCGATCCCGAGCTCGACGTGGACCAGTTCGCCGTCGGACTCGCGCAGCATGACCGCGACCGACACAACGTGGAGCGGGTTGACCTGTGCGGCCAGCGCGACCGGGTCGAGGTCGTCGCTGACGTCCCCCGGGGTGGTGTTGCAGATGGTGACGCCGGCGGCGGCCATGTCGGCTTCGGCGGCGGTCGTGACCTCGCCGCCGATGGCGGCGGTGAGGGGCCGGATCACGGTGGCGGCCAGGCCGGCGTTCGCGGCGGAGATGGCGGTGGCGGCCACGCAGACGTCGTAGGCGATCCCGACCACGTCGACGGCGGTGATGCCGCGAACGGCGAGCCAGTCGCCGAGCAGGGTGCCGGACTCGCCCCAGGGGGTGTCGGCGGCGAGGATGCCGTCGAACCCGGTGTAGGAGGCGTCGGTCTGGCCCTTGAGGAACGTCGGGGTGCCGTCGGGCAGCCGCAGTTCGGGTGTGAACTCGCTGCCGGCGGTGCCGGCCATGCAGTGGACCGGCCAGATGCCGTTGGCGATGTCGATCGGGTCGTCGGCGGTCGCGGGGAAGTGGTTGTGGGTGTCGGGGGTGTGCCAGTCCTTGGTCGCTGCGATCGCGACGTAGCGGCCGGACTCGGCTGCCAGGTAGCGGGTGATCGCGGTGGCGGCTTCACGTCCGCCGTCAACGGCGAGGCGTCCGCCCTCGACGAAGTCGACCTGGGTGTCAACGATGATCAGTGCGCGGGTCATGAAGGTCTCCGTGGCTTGTCAGCGGGTGGCGGGGGTGGCCGGCCGGGGCTGGGTGTAGTGGGCGTACATCTGGTCGACGGCGTCGAGGCGGTCGGTGGCGGTTCCGCCGTAGAACCGGCGGCACATCTCCTCCACGAACCGGTCCCGGCCGAGGCGGCGCATCAGGTACTTGATGCGCAGGGTCCTGTCGGTGGGCATGGGGTCTCCTATCGGGGTTCGGTGACGATGGTGAGGACGGTGGGGGTGCCGGGGTGGACGGCGAGGGCGTCGTCGCGCAGTTCGGCGATCGCGGCGGCGTTGACGGTGCGGGCGTCGGCCACGGTCGAGCGGTCCGTGCGGCTGCCATCCCACAGCTCCACGATCAGGTTGCGCAGTTCGCCGCCGACGCACTGCGGCGTCGCGTTGCCCATTGGGGTGGCGACGTGCTCGATGGCGGCGTGGCCGTGGGCGGTGGTTTCGCGCCACGCCCGCTTGCGTCCGCCGACCGTGCGCTTGCCTTCGGCCTCCTTGGACACCGGCCGCATCCCGTTGGTGTCGGCGATCTCGACGAGCTTGTAGACGAAACCGGGTGCGGTGAGGCCCGACACGACCTTGGTGCCGATCCCGTAGCCGTCGATGGGGGCGTCGGTGAGGGTGGCGATGGTGTGCTCGTCGAGGTCGCCGGAGACGACGATGCGGGTGGTGGTGGCACCTGCCTCGTCGAGGATGCGGCGGCACCGCTTGGACTCGAGGGCCAGGTCGCCGGAGTCGATGCGGATGGCACCGGGACCTGTGCGGCCCGCGCGGCGGGCGGCGGCGATGGCCTCGCGGGTGCCCGTCTCGATGTCGTAGGTGTCGATCAGCAGGGTGGTGTCGACGCCGAGCGCGGCGATCTGGGCGTCGAAGGTGGCGGCTTCGGTGCGGTGGGCGAGGGTCCAGGCGTGGGCGGCGGTGCCGACGGCCTTGATGCCGTAGGCGCGTGCGGCGGCGAGGTTGGAGGTGGCGTCGAACCCGGCGATGGCGGTGGCGCGTGCGGCGGCGACGGCGGCGTCCTCGTGGGTGCGCCGTGACCCCATTTCGATGACGGTGCGGGTGCCGGCGGCGGCGCGGATGCGTGCGGCCTTGGTGGCCACGGCGGAGTCGTGGTTGAGGACCGACAGGATGAGGGTTTCGAGGAGGACGGCTTCGCCGAAGCGGCCGGAGACGGTGAGGACCGGGCTGTTGGGGAAGTACAGCTCGCCTTCGCGGTAGCCGGTGATCCGGCCGGTGAAGGTCCAGTCGTCACCAATCCACTCGCGAGTGGCGGGGTCGATGATGCCGGTGTCGAGGAGCCAGTCGAGGGTGTCGGTGTCGAGGCGGTAGTCCTCGATGGCGTCGAGGAGTCGGCCGGTGCCGGCGAGGACGCCGTAGCGGTTGCCGTTGCGGAGGCTGCGGGCGAACACCTCGAAGGTGGCGGCCTTGTCGGCGGTGCCGTCGGCCACGGCGCTGCGGAGCATCGTGAACTCGTACATGTCGGTGTTGAGTGCGGTGGTCACGTGTCGTCTCGACTCTCTCCGTCGGTTGTTTCGCTGTGAGTGTATCAGATTGAGATATTGACGCAAGGCCTTGTGGCGCATCGAGTTGAGTGCTACGATTACTAGCAGGACGTACGGCATGCGAGGCCGCCGCCCCGCCACGACCAGCACAAGAACAGGACACGCCTTGACCGCCACCACCGCAGTCCCCTCCCCCACCGAGATCGTCACGGACCGGGCGGCGTTCGACATCGCCTCCGCCGTCGCCCTGGACGCCGCCGACGCCTACTACGGCGGCAACGTCTCCCCCCTGGACGACGCCGCCTACGACGCCACCGTGGAAGCCATCGCCAAGGCCGTACAGACCAACGGCTGGCCCGCGCCTCCGGGCCTGCTCGACGAGGTCGCTGCCGGCACCAACGCCGGCGACATCGTCCACCCCCGCCGCATGCTGTCGCTGGCCAAGGCCACCACCGCAGAGGAGATCGACAAGTGGTGGGACCGCCACCGCCCCACCGAGGGCGTCATCGTCACCCCAAAGATGGACGGGTCCAGCGCTCGAGCCAGGTTCGTGCCGGTCGGCGACGGCACCGCCCGACTGGACGCGGTCGTGTCGCGTGGCAACGGCGAGGCAGGCGAGGCCTACGCCAACCACGACGAGATCACCAACCTCCCCCAGACCGTTCCCATGCCCCCCGGCATCACCGGCCCCTTCGACATCGTCGGCGAGGTCTACATGGACGCCGCCGCCTTCGACGCCGCCAACGACGCTCGCCGCACCAAGGGCAAGGCCCCGTTCGTCAACCCGCGCAACTGCATCGCCGGGATGCTGCGCCGCGACAAGTCCGAGGCCGAGCACGACTACGACGGACGCCTCACCTTCGCCGCCTACGACTACTACGGCGAGACTCCCGGCGACGATGACGGCGACTCCTACCACGACCGTCTCACCACCCTCGCCACCATGGGCGTCCCGACCGTCGCCACGGTCACCGACGGCCCGGTGCTGGCCAACGACCCCACCGACGCCATGGCCCTGATCGACCGGATCGGCGGCCTGCGCGACACCCTCGACTTCGAGATCGACGGCGCCGTCTGCCGGGTCCGCAGCAACGACGACGCCACCCGGATCGGCGACCGGTCCGACGGCAAGGTCCCCAACTACGCCGTGGCGTTCAAGTACCCGGCGCAGGCCCGCCGCACCACGATCATGGACATCTCCTACGACGGCATCGGCAGGACCGGCCTGATCACCCCCGTCGCCCGCGTCGCCCCCGTCGAGGTGTCCGGTGTGACCGTGTCCAACGTCACCCTGCACAACGTCAACGAGGCAGTCCGTCTCGGGGTCGCGATCGGCTGCGAGGTCGAGATCGCCCGCATGGGCGACGTCATCCCCAAGGTCGTGTCGGTCCTCCCCCACGACCTGCCGCCCTGGCAGGCCCCCACCGCCTGCCCCAACTGCGGGTCCGACGACATCGACAAGTCCGAGCTGCGGTGGCGCTGCACCAACCCCGACTGCTCCACCCTTGCCGCGCTGACCTACGCCGTCTCCCGCGACGCCCTCGACGCCGACGGGGTGTCGGGCAAGGTCATCGAAGCGCTGATGGCCGCCGGGAAGGTGTCCGACCTCGCCGACCTGTACCGGCTCACCGCCGCTGACGTCGCCGGACTCGACGGCTGGGGGACCACCTCGGGCGAGCAGATAGTCGCCGCCATCGACGCGACCCGGAACCGGCCGCTGAACCGCTTCCTCACCGCCCTCGGCGTCCGCATGACGGGCCGCACCATGTGCCGCCGGATCGCCAACCACTACGGGACGCTGGACGCCCTGCTGGACGTCATCACCAACGGGTCGCCCGCCGACCTGACCGTCGTCGACGGCGTCGGCGACACCAAGGCCCAGCACATCTTCGACGGGTTCCGCAGCCGTCTGGACCTCATCGCCGACCTCCGCTCCCTCGGCGTCGAACCGACCGGCGCGACCGTCCAGGCGTCCGCCGATGACCCCATCGTCGGCAAGACCATCGTGGTCTCCGGGGCGGTCCCCGGTATGTCGCGAACCGAGGTCAAGGAGATGATCGAGTCACGGGGCGGCAAGGCCTCCTCATCGGTGTCGAAGAACACCTCGCTGGTGGTCGTGGAGCACGGCAGCACCAGCAGCAAGGCCAAGAAGGCCGCTGACCTGGGCATCCCCACCATGGACCCGGCCGACTTCGCCGCGATCCTCTCCACCTAACCGCGTGGCCGACCTGCTCGAGGTCCTCGCGGAATCGTGGGGTCAGTTCAGGAAGGTCTCGTAGGCAGCGTCGGCGTAGGCGGCGGCCATCACGATGTGGGTGTGCGCGGACTTGAGCCGTTCGACCTTGTCGGTGTCGGTCAGTCCGGAGGCACCGGCGAGGGACTTCTGGGCGTCCCCGAGGTGCCCGAGGGCTGCGTCGGCGCACTTGGAGGGTCCGAGATCGCTCATGGCCTGGTAGTCGAACTCGGGATCGTCGACGTGATCGGCGTCCATGGCAGCAAGGGCGTTGGCCACGTGCTGCTGTGCAACGTTGAGCACGCCAACGGTGGCCTTGACCCTTGGTGCGGAGCTGAATGCGTGCATCCGCGATCGTGCGTCGCGGATTGCCGCTGAGGCGGCCTTGCGAGAAGCCCTGACTCCCGGCACGGCGGCGTATTCCTCGTCGCTCAGGCCCTTGGTGATCGTGTCCTTGGCGGTGCTGAACAGCTTCACGGCCGCATGGGCGCGGCCGTGGGCCGTGGCGAGCCGTGCGGACCGCTCGTCGGCGGTCACGCTCATCAGGTCGGTTGCCGACTCGATGCCCTTGACCGCTTTTGTCATCTGTCGGAGGCCTTCGACGTAGGCGTCCTTGCCGGTCAGTCCTTCCGGGATCTCGGGGTCGTCGGTGGGGCCGACATACCCGCCGGTGTCGGTGGCGCGGAGGTCGGAGATGGTGGCGGCCAGTTCCGCCGCGGCGGCGTCGCCGCGGGTGGCGTGGCCCTTGAGCTGCCAGACAGCAAGGCCCTTGGTGTGCCACATCGGGGCCAGGGCCACTCGGGCCCCGGTGTAGGCGCGGTCCTTGGTGGTGCGAAACGCCGCCGGTACCTCCACCGTGCCTGTGCTGGCCGGTGTGTGGGTGGTGTCGGCCATTGGTTGCGGCGTGTGGAACGGGTCACTGACGGCGGCGTGCTGCGCCGTCTTGTGCGTTGCGATCGAGGCCTTCAGCGCTGCCATCAGATCCGGTGCGGTGTGGGTGGCACCACAGGGTCCGCCGGGGGTGGCGACGGTGTTCTTGCAGTGACCGCCGGTCGCGGTCGGCTTTCCGCACAGGTAGCCGGCCATCAGGCGGTCACCTCGTTGTGGTCGGGGTGGTCGACGTAGGTGTCGAGCACGTTGATCGCGTGGCGGGTGTGGTCGTAGGCCTGCCGCAACCGCATGGCATCGGCTTCGGCGTAGGCGGCCGTGCCGTCGTGGATCGTGCCGTCCGGGTTGGTGCCATCAGCGGCGTTCAGCTGCATGGTCAGCAGCTCGCTGATGGCCTTGGAGTGCTCCTTGTAGTCGGTGAGCAGTTGCGGCGGGTCGCCGGTGGGCACCACGAGGGGCTCTTCACCACC
This genomic window from Euzebya pacifica contains:
- a CDS encoding NAD+ synthase, which gives rise to MTTIDAALPSATVTTGPGVVVTAAAINPVLGDLAGNTNRIIDAVAACGDADVVVLGELAICGYPPQDLLLRPDFVTQAWQAVRNLAVRLDAVAPGVAVVLGAPAPADDLPHGAAVGVPADAGGARLAANVAVVLLHGRVVGGYAKRSLPTYGTFDETRVFLPGAASARGNTPVATVQLDDTRSLAIGLAVCEDLWTGQWVEGVEGTGVVDVVCIPNASPYEVGKDQVRVGLVSAAAVAAGVPVVYANLEGGQDDVVFDGHCIAATPGGHLVQRQPFGLPEPCGQGPIDPVAFDADLMADTALAQVWAALVTATRDYAAKTGFDRAVVGLSGGIDSAVTAAVVADALGGHNLLGVTMPGPHSSPMSAEDAEALAGNLAADFATAPIGGIAEAATGALRDVVASRNGTRFANPVTAENLQARARGMVLMAVSNDTGRLLVTTGNKSEYAVGYATLYGDMAGGFAVLKDLPKTLVYALARWRNRQPGGTVIPDRSITRPASAELSADQSDEDTLGDYPTLDRIVLAHVDADMNAATIATAGICDAERAARTVRMIELAEYKRRQAAPGPKITSRAFGSDRRLPIARALA
- a CDS encoding isochorismatase family protein — its product is MTRALIIVDTQVDFVEGGRLAVDGGREAATAITRYLAAESGRYVAIAATKDWHTPDTHNHFPATADDPIDIANGIWPVHCMAGTAGSEFTPELRLPDGTPTFLKGQTDASYTGFDGILAADTPWGESGTLLGDWLAVRGITAVDVVGIAYDVCVAATAISAANAGLAATVIRPLTAAIGGEVTTAAEADMAAAGVTICNTTPGDVSDDLDPVALAAQVNPLHVVSVAVMLRESDGELVHVELGIDPGNGNIRTEYLYGDDGRVDLRGLRDAVVMTADADYLADGRVEYVWVRPTDGALMR
- a CDS encoding nicotinate phosphoribosyltransferase; translation: MRHKALRQYLNLIHSQRNNRRRESRRHVTTALNTDMYEFTMLRSAVADGTADKAATFEVFARSLRNGNRYGVLAGTGRLLDAIEDYRLDTDTLDWLLDTGIIDPATREWIGDDWTFTGRITGYREGELYFPNSPVLTVSGRFGEAVLLETLILSVLNHDSAVATKAARIRAAAGTRTVIEMGSRRTHEDAAVAAARATAIAGFDATSNLAAARAYGIKAVGTAAHAWTLAHRTEAATFDAQIAALGVDTTLLIDTYDIETGTREAIAAARRAGRTGPGAIRIDSGDLALESKRCRRILDEAGATTTRIVVSGDLDEHTIATLTDAPIDGYGIGTKVVSGLTAPGFVYKLVEIADTNGMRPVSKEAEGKRTVGGRKRAWRETTAHGHAAIEHVATPMGNATPQCVGGELRNLIVELWDGSRTDRSTVADARTVNAAAIAELRDDALAVHPGTPTVLTIVTEPR
- the ligA gene encoding NAD-dependent DNA ligase LigA; protein product: MTATTAVPSPTEIVTDRAAFDIASAVALDAADAYYGGNVSPLDDAAYDATVEAIAKAVQTNGWPAPPGLLDEVAAGTNAGDIVHPRRMLSLAKATTAEEIDKWWDRHRPTEGVIVTPKMDGSSARARFVPVGDGTARLDAVVSRGNGEAGEAYANHDEITNLPQTVPMPPGITGPFDIVGEVYMDAAAFDAANDARRTKGKAPFVNPRNCIAGMLRRDKSEAEHDYDGRLTFAAYDYYGETPGDDDGDSYHDRLTTLATMGVPTVATVTDGPVLANDPTDAMALIDRIGGLRDTLDFEIDGAVCRVRSNDDATRIGDRSDGKVPNYAVAFKYPAQARRTTIMDISYDGIGRTGLITPVARVAPVEVSGVTVSNVTLHNVNEAVRLGVAIGCEVEIARMGDVIPKVVSVLPHDLPPWQAPTACPNCGSDDIDKSELRWRCTNPDCSTLAALTYAVSRDALDADGVSGKVIEALMAAGKVSDLADLYRLTAADVAGLDGWGTTSGEQIVAAIDATRNRPLNRFLTALGVRMTGRTMCRRIANHYGTLDALLDVITNGSPADLTVVDGVGDTKAQHIFDGFRSRLDLIADLRSLGVEPTGATVQASADDPIVGKTIVVSGAVPGMSRTEVKEMIESRGGKASSSVSKNTSLVVVEHGSTSSKAKKAADLGIPTMDPADFAAILST